The proteins below come from a single Metarhizium brunneum chromosome 1, complete sequence genomic window:
- the MDM12 gene encoding Mitochondrial distribution and morphology protein 12 yields the protein MSIDLNWETLTSGPDGDALAERIRSFIHDKFQTVPLPRFIRSVTVHGFDFGTIPPELELKDITDPLPDFYEQELGEDESDDDFGSDEEAAAHLAAERARHALAGNRKRPSGIRTALRSDFAGHDLGSPFLGTSTPGILGGPGLNYLQGHLGTGTHTPLAAVAGAHLGNSWMAPGALDSSDFAHAASHHRNPSQSSISVDNFSVNLEGTSPPLREKSSVSTLAPTAVSMSRPPTRDTHLVDSAVDEGDDGRHAALDASAVDDGLAAHRREPRVEDVQAVFRICYAGDIRLNLTAEILLDYPMPSFVGIPLKLNITGLSFDGVGVSAKIRKRVHFCFLSPEDALAAVGSVDGGEGGESSRGEQGARKNTRFGGLLQEIKVESEIGEREGGKQSLKNVGKVERFVLEQVRRIFEEEFVYPSFWTFLV from the coding sequence atgtccATTGACCTGAACTGGGAAACACTAACCAGTGGCCCAGATGGCGACGCCCTCGCCGAACGCATCAGGTCCTTCATCCACGACAAGTTCCAAACAGTCCCACTCCCTCGGTTTATTAGGTCTGTCACCGTCCATGGATTCGACTTTGGCACCATACCACCGGAGCTGGAACTAAAGGACATTACGGACCCGCTTCCTGACTTCTACGAGCAAGAGCTAGGAGAGGACGAAAGTGATGATGATTTTGGaagcgacgaggaggcagCGGCGCATCTTGCTGCCGAGCGGGCCAGGCATGCTCTCGCCGGGAACAGGAAGCGCCCCAGCGGCATCAGGACCGCGTTGAGGAGCGACTTTGCGGGACACGATTTGGGAAGTCCGTTTCTGGGAACGTCTACCCCGGGTATATTAGGCGGTCCGGGTCTGAACTACCTCCAAGGCCATCTGGGCACGGGCACGCATACACCCCTGGCAGCCGTCGCAGGCGCCCACCTCGGAAACTCATGGATGGCCCCCGGCGCCCTCGACTCCTCCGACTTCGCCCACGCTGCAAGCCATCACAGAAACCCCTCGCAGAGCAGCATATCCGTTGACAACTTCTCCGTCAACCTGGAAGGCACATCGCCGCCGCTACGCGAGAAGTCCAGCGTTTCAACGCTCGCCCCCACTGCAGTGAGCATGTCTCGGCCTCCCACCCGAGACACACATCTCGTTGATTCTGCTGTTGACGAAGGCGATGATGGACGGCACGCGGCACTAGACGCGAgtgctgttgatgacggttTGGCGGCGCATAGGAGAGAGCCGAGGGTGGAGGATGTTCAGGCTGTGTTTCGGATATGCTACGCAGGGGATATTCGACTGAATCTCACGGCAGAGATATTACTGGATTATCCTATGCCGAGCTTTGTTGGCATCCCGCTGAAGCTGAACATTACGGGGCTGTCATTTGATGGGGTGGGTGTGTCGGCAAAGATTAGGAAGCGCGTGCATTTTTGCTTCTTGAGTCCCGAGGATGCCCTGGCCGCTGTTGGGTCGGTGGACGGGGGCGAGGGTGGTGAAAGCAGTAGAGGGGAGCAAGGCGCGAGGAAGAACACCAGGTTCGGGGGCTTGCTGCAGGAGATCAAAGTTGAGAGTGAGATTGGTGAGAGAGAAGGCGGGAAACAGAGCCTCAAGAACGTCGGCAAGGTGGAGAGATTTGTGTTGGAGCAGGTGAGGCGCATATTTGAGGAAGAGTTTGTATATCCTAGTTTCTGGACGTTCTTAGTATAA
- the VPS28 gene encoding Vacuolar protein sorting-associated protein 28 — MIPRQGYAPTPHSYVPNSSFSATINLDEEVKLTGSRAERDLQDSLAELFSIIVTLDELEKAFLKDAIPEAEYTEICERSLRQYKALLADETIAAEFQGLEEFKAKWDLQAPRATERLRVGMPSTTVTASSSAPSQQASSAANNTSGVLILEATQEFITFLDAVKLGMLSKDQLHPLLSDVIQSVNRVTDQDFDNRGKIVQWLITLNQMKASDELSEQQARELELDIQQAYQGFRRTLT; from the exons ATGATTCCTCGACAAGGCTATGCGCCGACGCCGCATAGCTATGTTCCTAATAGCAGCTTCTCAGCCACAATTAACCTAGATGAG GAAGTCAAGCTGACAGGCTCTCGAGCTGAGCGTGATCTCCAAGACTCCCTCGCGGAGCTGTTCAGCATCATCGTGACGCTTGACGAGCTCGAAAAGGCTTTTCTGAAGGATGCGATTCCCGAAGCAGAATACACCGAGATTTGCGAGCGATCGTTGCGCCAGTACAAGGCGCTTTTGGCAGACGAGACCATCGCCGCCGAGTTCCAGGGCCTAGAAGAATTCAAAGCCAAGTGGGAT CTCCAGGCACCTCGTGCCACCGAACGTCTCCGTGTAGGCATGCCTTCGACCACCGTAACGGCATCGTCCTCTGCCCCCAGCCAGCAAGCCTCCTCAGCTGCCAACAATACCAGCGGTGTACTCATCCTCGAAGCCACTCAAGAATTCATCACGTTTCTCGACGCTGTCAAGCTGGGCATGCTGTCTAAAGACCAGCTACATCCCCTATTATCCGATGTGATTCAGTCTGTAAACCGCGTCACAGACCAGGACTTTGACAATAGAGGCAAAATTGTGCAGTGGTTAATTACGCTTAATCAGATGAAGGCCTCGGATGAGTTGAGCGAGCAGCAAGCCAGGGAGCTGGAATTGGACATTCAGCAGGCATATCAGGGATTCAGAAGAACACTGACATGA